The sequence TTACTCAAAATGGGTCATGGGGTTCTATCAGTTCTGCCCTCAGAGATTTGCCCTCAGATCCAAATCAGAAATTAAAGTACCGGGTACCTTGTAAATAAACAGCCCTCTTACCCTCAGGTACACATTTCATTGGCTTCACCATTCCTGATCTCTTGGTGACTGCTTCttctgaaaatttcatttaaacttTACTATGCAATCCAGGGATATGATCATaagaatataaatatgatttgaaatatttgttacttAAGCATATAATCATCATGCCCTCACCTCCAAATGAAATAAAGTCGAGACAGTAAACAAAGCAGTGCAAGAGAACAGATCTAACTGACAGTACCATTATgattgaaaattttgatatcatttcTTTTATAACTTTCAGTAGAGTATATCAATGATGAATCAGATCAAAGCTATTCACAACCAGATAGTTAGTTTTAGTGCTTACCTTCCTCCACCTTCCGACGTTTAGGCGTCACTTCCATTTCCTCCAGGAAATCGTCCGGCTGACAGAACTCGTCTAAGCTGTGGTTCATCCCCTCTATTAACACCGGTCTGTCTGTATCACTGAGTCCACACGATGAAAATCCTGTAATCTGCTGACAAGTTCTTGGGGTAGTAAGACCTCCACCGTGTTTTACAGGCATAACAAAATTTTCTTCCACAGGATGACGGGACTGGTTGTTGTCCTGGATGGTAGAAACTTCTTTCCTGATCTGATATGTTAACCTAGGGCCTTTGTCTAGTTTTATATGCTCTGGACCAGATGTTGAAGATTTCCGATTATCCAGCAGCGTTGAACTTTCCAAACTTGATGTGGCTTTTCTTACATGCTGCAGTGAACTCTCAGAAATGCAAATTTTACTACCTGTTGCCGTTTGAAAAGGTGAATTAAAAGACAGAGAACTTCCTTTGATATTGGTTTCAAATCCCCTGTGCACCCCAGAAGGTGTATGACCTGTCAGTGTTTTAGAAACATTCTTCAAAGATGTATCTGTATTCTCCATACTTTTCCTGGCATGTTGAAGGGCACTTTCAGTAATATCAACCTTTTCATCGGAGGCACTGTGGAATTGTGAACCTGAAACTTCTGCCATGGCCAATGTCTGTTTAGCATGCTCCAAAACATTTTGCGATATGTTAACTTTATTCCCAGAGGCACTTTGGAATGGGGAATTTCCGACAGCATCAAAAACTTTCCTTGTCTGTTCAATAGAGTTTTTGGATATGGTGACTTTATTCCCTGAAGCACTTTGGAATGGAGAATTTCCGACATCATCTAATACTTTCCTTGCTTGTTCCATAGCATTTTCTGAAATAATCACTTTTTTTCCTGAAGCACTTTGGAATGGTGAATTTCCGACAACATCAAAAACTTTCCTTGCTTGTTCCATAGCATTTTCTGAAATGCTCACTTTTTTCCCTGAAGCATTTTGGAATGGAGAATTTCTGGCATCATCTAATACTTTCCTTGCCTGTTCAATTGCATTTTCAGATACATTCACCTTTTTCCCTGAAGCACTTTGGAATGGTGAATTTCCGACATCATCAAAAACTTTCCTTGCTTGTTCCATTGCAATTTCTGAAATGCTCACCTTTTTCCCTGAAGCGCTTTGGAATGGTGAATTTCCGACATCATCAAAAACTTTCCTTGCTTGTTCCATTGCAATTTCTGAAATGCTCACTTTTTTCCCTGAAGCACCTTGGAATGGAGAATTTTTGACATCATCTAATACTTTACTTGTTTGTTCTGTAGAATTTTCAGTATCATTCACTTTTTTCCTTATAGCATTAGGGGAATCAGAAGTACATTGAATCACCATATGCTCAACATTCATGTCAGATTCATCCTGAGAAAAATCGTACTGAGAATTCATAACTTCTTGAAGAGAATAATGATCATTCTGTAAGCATAGCCCTGTACTTTCCTGTTCCGTTTTATCTTCTTTTGCCATTTTCACAGATTCAGATTTCTCAATGTTTTCTGATGCACCGACAAGTTTACATTTTGGAACAAGCCAGTCTTCTTCCTTCACTTCCTTATTATCACCAGAGAAACCGATGCCATCACAAATGTCTCTATTATTGGATATAACACAGGACTTGTCTCCCTTAGAATCAATATCATCATCTCTGAAAGATGAACTTTCCGGTAAGTCTGATTGGTCAAGGTTAAGTTCTGAGGACCAATCACTGAGGTTCTGTTTGGCTTTTGCTAAAGCTGTATTTGAAACACTAACTTTTTTCCCTGAAGCAGTTTGAAATCCAGCAACTTCGGGAAGACTCTCCTCGTCTGGACAGAGTCTTTCAAgatgttctgttttttcttgcAATGGTTCAGTGACTACAGGTAAGTCGGAGTTCCATTTACTGATGTTCTCTCTGGCTTTTTCTAAAGCTTGATTTGAAATGCTCACTTTTTTCCCTGATGCACTTTGAAATCCAGGGAATTCTGAATCTTTTTCTTGATTAGTACTGTCTTTGATTATTGTCTTAGTTTTAACTTCAGTTTTACTTTCAGTAATTTCGGAATTCCAATCACTAATGTTCTGTCTGGCTTTTGCTAAAGCTTTCTCTGAAACACTAACATTCTTCCCAGAGGTGCTTTGAAATCCAGTAAATTCTGAAATGCTTTCCTGTTTCTGGATTTCTGCTTGAACTGTTTCTGTTTTGTCATGCAGAGGTTCCTTAACTACATCAGAATCCCTATCAATAATCCTCTGTCTAGCTTCTGCTAATGCTTCATCTGAAACACTAACCTTCTTCCCAGAAGCCCTTTGAAATCCACCAAACTCGGGTACCACTTCCTTATTAGGTCTGTCCTTAGCGGTTGTATTTTTATTGTCTGTGGTTTCAGAGCACCAATCACTGATGCTCTGTGTGGCCTTTGTCATTGCTTCCTCCGATACTTTCACTTTCTTACCCGAGGCACTTTTGAATCCTCCATACTCTAATCTGAGATGGTCAGTAGAGTTATGACAAGGTTTTATATTCACTGTAGTTTTCAAAGACTCAGCTGGCATTTCAATTTCATCCTCCGTGACATTGTTAGAATTCACGACTTTCCCCATGTCTGCTTCCATCATCATTTTATTTCCGAACAGATCACTTCTTTGTTTGTTCTTAGATACAACACTATCAGATGAAAAGTCAATCATTCCAGAAACAGTTTGTAACCCTGAATAACTTGCTTGCTGCTCTGAGCATTCCTCCATCTTTATTTCAGAATATTCCTTAAGTTCCTGTTCAATTAGTTCATCCATTTTTTCCGAATTTTGCTCTAATTCAGAAGACAAGTCTTCGAAATTTTGCTTAGATTTTCTAACAGCTTCGTCAGAAATCCTTATATTTTTTCCTGAGGTACATTGGAAACCAGAGAAACCACTTGCTTGTCCAGATGTCAGTGTTTTTGACACTACATACTTATTACACTGATCAAATGACAATGTCACCTCCTTCAAGAAAGtttcttctttatttctttCGCTGATAGCTTCAATCATCTTGCTATCTAAATTTTCAGTCTGTGAAGGTGGCTCACACTTGATTTCTGTAGCTTCACACAGCACAATGTCCTCTATATCTAAGAATTCTTCGTATTCGTCCGAGGGAAGCACGTCTGCTTCCTTGCCTTGTTTGCGAGGTGTTGCAATTCCTTTCTGAGAACGTAAAACTTTACCTGATCCAGGACTAAAACGCTGCGATGATTCAAACTCCTCTGAAAATAGTTCGTCCATGACGAAAGGTTCAATATCCTGATCATGCTTTTCTTCCtttaacattgacattttatcTCTATGATTATCTTCAATTGTTGCGGAGTTTTCTCCCTTAGATATTTCATGAATATCTCCAATTGTTCTATCAAAAGTATCAGAGAAAGTTTTTGATGGCTCATCAATATTACTTTCTGATACTGCTGGAATGTCTTTGCCACTTGCTAAAGCACTTTGCATACTATTTACACCTTGTTTTCCATCACGTAATTCATCTTTTATATTCACACATGGCTTGTCATTGGTTTTCTCAACCTCTGGTTTCTTTGTGATTTTCGGGGGTTTGAATGGTCTAAATCCTTTAGGAACAACAGCTCCAGGGGGAAATCGTGAAGAAGTTCTTTTACCAGCATTTGTTTTAACGTATTTTTCCTTACTTGAAGTTGATTCAGACTTTCTTGGTACATTCAGAATATCTGTTACATCCTTATCGAATAGAACCAGTTCTTTCGTAACTTCTGCATCGACATCCCGGAAAACAGACATTCCTTTACAGAGACTAGCTTCGTTGATCTGCAGATGTCTACCTGTTGCAGTTTGGAATCCTTCTGTTGCTAAGCTAGATGACTTTTTAAATCCATCATGCATAGAAATGTCTTCTGTATCTGCTGCCTCCGAGATGATAGACATTGCCTTTCTCATACTGTTTTCTGATAGTTTTAGTTTCTTTCCTCCGGCAGTACTAAACCCGTCTAGTCCAGAGGCAATGCGGAAATCATTCATGTTCAAACCTGTAGGATTTTTTCCACTTAACCTAGTTTTATATTCACTATGACCTTCTCTGTTTGGAATATCTGTTGCACCACTGTCAACATCAACGATAAGGGACATCGCTGTTTTCATGCTCTTGTCACAAACTTCCAGTTTCCTCCCTGCAGCTGTGCTGAATCCTCCTAATTCACCAGTACTGCTGCATACTGCTGATTTATTGTCAGCTGAAGTTTCAGTAATGCTGTTCCTAGGTCCACCTACTGTACTCAAATCTCCAGCATCGACATCTGCAACTAGTGAGATAGCTTTTTTCAAACTTAGATCGCTATCTTTTAGTTTTTTCCCTCTAGCAGTACTAAATCCTCCAAACTCACTGGTACTGCCAATGTCTGCTGATTTACTTAAGTCATTAAAAATTCCATCTTGTGTTTGACTTGATTTTGATTCAAGTTCATCTTCACTAAAATCACCAACATGTGGCGTTGGTTCCATTAAAGCTGGATTTCCAAGTTTCCGTTTTGTCCCAGAAGCTGTATCATCAGTAATATCGACATCCATTTGCCCATCTTCAGAAAATGTCGCTTTTTCCACATTGGAATGATTTCCCAACCTTTTTTCCACACCACCAATGTCAAAATTGTTGTTTTGCTCATCATTTATCTTTGTGTCcaatgattttgttgaatttccCAAATATGAATTCCTCATTTGAAGAGATTTTCTGGTGGCACTGCTTAACCCCAATATTTTCCTTGGGACTTTTACTTTCATTGTCACTTCATCCACAACAACTTCTGTTGGTAAGCCAATTTCCAACTCACTTCTGCCAACGTTACTACATGATTTGCCGATGGGCATTTTTCCCAAGGGCTGATGAACTTTATCTTCATTGACAATTTGTTGAGTTGGTATTTCTACAGGAATCTGACGTATTGAGCTTACAGTAACATTGTCCTTAATAGCAGTGTTATTTCTGGCTTTATCATAGCTACTTTTGGTGGATTCTTGACTCTTTTCAACTATCTCTTGTAATGGACCGCTTGTTAATGTAAAGTTTGTATTAACATCATCCAGTAATGCTGACGCCTTCTTCAAACTTGTATCACTGAGTTTGAGACACTTTCCAGAAGCTGTTGTGAAACCTTTGAAAACTGCATTAGTTTCAGTTGTAGCTACACTCCCCTCTCTGTTGCCAAGTTTATCAGAATAATCTTCAGTCTTTGAACTAACTGGATCAGTAGACATACTTATAACATCCAAATTATCCACTGTAGAATTTTCCATCACAGACATTGCTTTTTCAAAGCTGGCATGTTTGGAGCCCAGTCTCTCATCCCTGACACTTTGAAAGTCCTTTGTACGGCCATAAGTATTTTCAAATACAGCTGGTCCAGATGAATTTCTTACCTCCAAAACTTTCTCCAGCATGTCCTCTAAATTAGCCTCACAATATTTTGCAAATGCTGGAGCTGTTTTGAAATGTGAATGAATAATATCAGACTTTGTTGTAGAGGCAGCTGATGTAGTCTTGTTCCAATTGCTTAAAACAGCATGAGAACTAGTACATGTTCGTCTAGGTAGTTTCATTTCATAATTGTTACCAAGTTCTTTGATTTCCGCCATGTTTTTATCTTTAAGGACATTGTGGACGTCTGCTAACTGTAAACTACTTTCATCTGTTATACCAGTATCACAGTCTATACTGATGAACAACTGTTTAGCCTTGCATAATTTCTTTTCACTGAACTTCATCGACTTTCTGCTTGCTGATGAAAACCCAGTAAAGCCTGTTAAATTTGGCAAAGGTTTCAACTGATCTCCCTGGATAGGTTGAGGACTGTCTTTATTTGGAATATGTGCTGTATTACATGCTACCTGCTCTATTCCAAATTCTATGGTATTCACACTACCTGATACAGTATTCATATTTGTAGATGTACTTTCACTTTCCATATAATTAACTTTACGTGTTGATGACCTTTCACTTTCCATACAATTAACCTTGTGCTTTCCAGTAACATCCGAAATAACTTGATTTGGGAGTGTTGTCCTTTGAAGAATTCCCTTCATGAAATCTGGATCTGTATTGAATGGGAACTCTTTAGATAGTTGTCCATTCAATGATGATCTTTTGAATCTTGTAGGAGATTGAACATTATTATCAAATTGGCGGTAATCTTTTTCGTTTTGCTCCCCTTTTGAATTTGTAACCTTTTTTTCAGTTTCAATCAATTTTCTAGCATCCCCATGAGGTGGTGGTTTAATTCCATCTCTTTTATCCTCAGGTTTATCAGTTTCTGCATCAAGCTTCTCACTTTTTGCCATAGAAGAAAAACTTTCAAAACctgtaaaaagaaaaaagaaatttaacatttttgctTTAAACTGGATATATGATATCTAAATGTACTCTTTGTGATAATAAGTGTACAAGGTACTTTTTTATAATCTGTCTTCTGAAACATGACAtctatgttttatgaaaaattgagCTATGTAATTTTACTTCTTGAAAGTGACTTTCATGACAAAACTAAGCAGCATTCTCCtaacatattttttctcaatcatAAATATATTACCTTTATATAAGAATAAAATAGTTTCTCAATATGTTTGTGTTAATATTATTGTGTCCAATATTCTAAACTACAAAATTGAATGATAAAAGTATTTagtcaaaataaaaaaacctcCCCAGCACCTTTTTCTCAAAAACAATATACTTTAATATACTTATGCTGAGAGTTTATTTAGAGAAACTAGGGTTGTTACCCATCAAAGTAGATGCTTTAACTTTCTATCACGATTTTAAATtgtcaatttcaaaacaagttcatgATAGGCTAAAATTAACTTTAAActttcacatattttaaaaactgAATGGGATTACGTATCACTAGAAGTACTTATTAACCATACATTAGCAGATATAAAACTTATGCAAATTAACTAACAAGGACATatatagtcattcagatcccccaccaatggagatatcaaagctgaagtaagtttgattgtggagacttatgtgtatgaaaaaaaaacaggaacaagaggcccatgggccttaacggtcatctgactcatggcacaaaacaacaaattcacagtataaagtagtcgttaacgattaatataaacaatacaaggaactccttagttgaatatgtaagtttctgaaataggtaaatgtcatttgttgaataaacttggtagcccttcatccatatatggttgtaacccattcacggattaatataaggaggagtcagattttacagccaaatttcagcaaagctcccattttggacctccgccgtactatcccaaTGGGTCTTAGcttggtcctttataaaatatgattgtcctcacctaaagttcccccttctgaataaattaaaacccctatagatcaattttcattgagatcggagacggAAACCTGAAAAAAGGAAGtgggaagtgggccagcagccatcttggaataccaaaatctttacgaaaatgtttgcatgttgttcagcgtcaattaaaacccctatatatcaattttcattgagatcgcagactgaaactttaaaacaggaagtgggccaacttccatcttggaataccaaaatctttacgaaaatgtttgcacgttgttcggcatcaattgaaacccctatagaccaattttgattgagatcggagaccaaaacctgaaaacaggaagtgggccagctaaaataagaaaatttgcccttttgggaccccacccctcagtcccTAGAGGTCGGAcaagactcatttatata is a genomic window of Argopecten irradians isolate NY chromosome 10, Ai_NY, whole genome shotgun sequence containing:
- the LOC138333776 gene encoding breast cancer type 2 susceptibility protein homolog, translating into MSEGTNTDHCPEAHKSFRFLAKKDKAKKKKLNFLLSNVVKELGPGNKNWFENATAKNIQQKKLKLENVDSSLCTPRDKIHSNEQSESCSTSSDNKFYSKIQRLLTSQTSTPTELWQIPVLGASPDVVSGAAPQCKQIDIRKSLGVDLNDSLLSWTSSMATPTLMDSTYKGSPSPVVKPQKGLPRVLFSPGPSQTDEDLIALENTSEDNTDDDEELYSILPARKKSKITGTLISHDVATLQNINQHELFNTDSENLTETDSEEKFSSKSRISSKNCKNPSTENESVGSSVIEEESMPLFSQDLYMEDEIEESQNQDVTRVIQGIKRENISKTTADDSGVSEVLSDFFDPPSSAVGRRRCAPRKGKKRKLLDDSLNFGSCDESMVSYSTPKSAKKKTAWLSIEDRDDQNKSHLQKEGGEIKQEFQITIKSEKVENQSQNDSQREENDRTEEYKITVKSELIEGELHSTTPKICLRNQSLSLSQENVSHEHCSTPNNADKTLKSILSSKKNDGSAVKSNKKVRFSVEEKSSLKRNPTQLEDEECVSPDVFVENLMANDLNTGEKKKDDCHTIPVTISNGNSAQTNLMLGNIRSDKQPKTDSNVEICDELFSQVSPTALNEMCSAVTMVDTDNLTQKPHKGNIKTNIKLPADDNPISVKVENKDTTLPEMKTETVDKVQSHPVKSEGNLPVHEPSNPKPNLLRSSIGLASKPRKFLYPSSNQINKLCPKTVYGFAEQKNLTMDTHTFASMDTHNSASTVTPQYTELVHDHDQQSVDNLGTGDKGGNKSWQDQPTLNAGIRRSIGFESFSSMAKSEKLDAETDKPEDKRDGIKPPPHGDARKLIETEKKVTNSKGEQNEKDYRQFDNNVQSPTRFKRSSLNGQLSKEFPFNTDPDFMKGILQRTTLPNQVISDVTGKHKVNCMESERSSTRKVNYMESESTSTNMNTVSGSVNTIEFGIEQVACNTAHIPNKDSPQPIQGDQLKPLPNLTGFTGFSSASRKSMKFSEKKLCKAKQLFISIDCDTGITDESSLQLADVHNVLKDKNMAEIKELGNNYEMKLPRRTCTSSHAVLSNWNKTTSAASTTKSDIIHSHFKTAPAFAKYCEANLEDMLEKVLEVRNSSGPAVFENTYGRTKDFQSVRDERLGSKHASFEKAMSVMENSTVDNLDVISMSTDPVSSKTEDYSDKLGNREGSVATTETNAVFKGFTTASGKCLKLSDTSLKKASALLDDVNTNFTLTSGPLQEIVEKSQESTKSSYDKARNNTAIKDNVTVSSIRQIPVEIPTQQIVNEDKVHQPLGKMPIGKSCSNVGRSELEIGLPTEVVVDEVTMKVKVPRKILGLSSATRKSLQMRNSYLGNSTKSLDTKINDEQNNNFDIGGVEKRLGNHSNVEKATFSEDGQMDVDITDDTASGTKRKLGNPALMEPTPHVGDFSEDELESKSSQTQDGIFNDLSKSADIGSTSEFGGFSTARGKKLKDSDLSLKKAISLVADVDAGDLSTVGGPRNSITETSADNKSAVCSSTGELGGFSTAAGRKLEVCDKSMKTAMSLIVDVDSGATDIPNREGHSEYKTRLSGKNPTGLNMNDFRIASGLDGFSTAGGKKLKLSENSMRKAMSIISEAADTEDISMHDGFKKSSSLATEGFQTATGRHLQINEASLCKGMSVFRDVDAEVTKELVLFDKDVTDILNVPRKSESTSSKEKYVKTNAGKRTSSRFPPGAVVPKGFRPFKPPKITKKPEVEKTNDKPCVNIKDELRDGKQGVNSMQSALASGKDIPAVSESNIDEPSKTFSDTFDRTIGDIHEISKGENSATIEDNHRDKMSMLKEEKHDQDIEPFVMDELFSEEFESSQRFSPGSGKVLRSQKGIATPRKQGKEADVLPSDEYEEFLDIEDIVLCEATEIKCEPPSQTENLDSKMIEAISERNKEETFLKEVTLSFDQCNKYVVSKTLTSGQASGFSGFQCTSGKNIRISDEAVRKSKQNFEDLSSELEQNSEKMDELIEQELKEYSEIKMEECSEQQASYSGLQTVSGMIDFSSDSVVSKNKQRSDLFGNKMMMEADMGKVVNSNNVTEDEIEMPAESLKTTVNIKPCHNSTDHLRLEYGGFKSASGKKVKVSEEAMTKATQSISDWCSETTDNKNTTAKDRPNKEVVPEFGGFQRASGKKVSVSDEALAEARQRIIDRDSDVVKEPLHDKTETVQAEIQKQESISEFTGFQSTSGKNVSVSEKALAKARQNISDWNSEITESKTEVKTKTIIKDSTNQEKDSEFPGFQSASGKKVSISNQALEKARENISKWNSDLPVVTEPLQEKTEHLERLCPDEESLPEVAGFQTASGKKVSVSNTALAKAKQNLSDWSSELNLDQSDLPESSSFRDDDIDSKGDKSCVISNNRDICDGIGFSGDNKEVKEEDWLVPKCKLVGASENIEKSESVKMAKEDKTEQESTGLCLQNDHYSLQEVMNSQYDFSQDESDMNVEHMVIQCTSDSPNAIRKKVNDTENSTEQTSKVLDDVKNSPFQGASGKKVSISEIAMEQARKVFDDVGNSPFQSASGKKVSISEIAMEQARKVFDDVGNSPFQSASGKKVNVSENAIEQARKVLDDARNSPFQNASGKKVSISENAMEQARKVFDVVGNSPFQSASGKKVIISENAMEQARKVLDDVGNSPFQSASGNKVTISKNSIEQTRKVFDAVGNSPFQSASGNKVNISQNVLEHAKQTLAMAEVSGSQFHSASDEKVDITESALQHARKSMENTDTSLKNVSKTLTGHTPSGVHRGFETNIKGSSLSFNSPFQTATGSKICISESSLQHVRKATSSLESSTLLDNRKSSTSGPEHIKLDKGPRLTYQIRKEVSTIQDNNQSRHPVEENFVMPVKHGGGLTTPRTCQQITGFSSCGLSDTDRPVLIEGMNHSLDEFCQPDDFLEEMEVTPKRRKVEEEEAVTKRSGMVKPMKCVPEAFTRDRQDTSCSLCARVSSSTPIQASRSSLPTQSSITSSQAPAKSSFLTPYKKPDASKSDSITTPQTCAADSATKKPTPKFIPKCLSAPQSDVVKSKTPRSTLIIQKNENQSGNRQGTKKEDDKLVKLNMVELLKEARKHQDEILKAKEKNKISPDPGRLYMTKKGSNRQRMRDMIKLQTRYVGRSRYQHSQLHVGSVGAATAVHHKFYLPDFYTNLQGHVYVGDGAYLVPDDKLYAGKEELFRAFSTLAGVDCRLISDAWFYNHYKWLVWKLAAYEVTSPHNFAGRALTPEVVMLQMKYRYDREIDNCQRSALKKIMERDDTASKRMVLCVCGIHQQSQPGQSDVASNSTNKGDKQADRNEKQTSATSKEISSTDKLDSQVCVELTDGWYSIAAKLDVPLSDHVVKHRIRVGDKLCLSGAELQGPQDACTPLEAPPFLMLKLCANSTRPAPWDAKLGYQSDPRPLCIPLSGLYGEGGNVGCIDVVLARKYPQMYMEKLSEGGSVFRTSLAENKYQHQYQRHRQDEMEKLYAKLQSEFEREDTEEKCISKKKWTKREVEHLQTGHEIYEAYSTSRQPYMIEEYLSDRQRELLIERRRQVQDEKRQKLHEEFQKTWQTTSERTVIPLVKMRFVGCSRKDMDSKASTTVTVWRPTQDVIELKEGTRYKIFGLNASSSRSKYKQCDVQLTATRQTRFMPVSIDENLLDMVYEPREVLSVRDIKCRQPMYGEADFVGMVISVSTMDFAESGRHQEVVYAVDVHGSILGIKFWGGLKSFSLDDVLCEGRVFCASNLMDKSLYRSSVLPLLEASLECSTITQTSQYPTQRRALEKIKSVVTNTHGFLERAKGQLLDLQMQKKDNTRKLTPEKNLKQDTDPLDSVLNTPIEGKLSTSTSTPSVEEESAASRTSKQGQAAYQARMARLLNFGSPAPLSPLATNISRTVKKEFKPPSLRRKSLGPNH